ctatgtgaataaagtttcctagatttatcagacatagggttttactgatatgataatctacaacagagtttacttgcatttggagaaatgctatgttctttccagagcattggttaaagtaaagctcaggttggatgcatggagtatgcatcggaagggaccgatattgaactttgacttagatttaatcaaacttaccgtaaaatctattcaagtcaatatcgcctagttgatcctagatcaaatgatattaatcctgttatgattaggctcaatcttgaaaggctattcttgttctttgatttgttagtaaagcctacttttaggtcagggtgatacgtacattttgggaacacggtagtgcaattgagtgggagcgctatcataaacatggaatctatagcttctatctagcgaatagtaagcaaaggatgatctccttcgagcttgaccaaacgaacataaatggtggagtactcatttcacatgagctgaaatatcatttatacggggtcaagtgttttaaggaataaatacattgtagggtgtaacggtaatttaatccctttacagtgtagatcattcatatagaggatcattgatcgcattaggattataaaaatggataactaatgatgtgtctatatggtggaacatatagagcattctatatactgagagtgcaattctaagttctatgcgtggattcaacgaagaattaataagttagtgaattttagtgctaaattcttgatctacttattggaagctcggttatatagacccatggtccccctactagttgagataatattgcttgtaagactcatataattggttttgattaatcaattataattctcaaattagactatgtctatttgtgaatttttcactaagtaagggcgaaattgtaaagaaagagtttataggggcatatttgttaattatgatactttgtatggttcaattaataaatatgataaatgacaatattatttaataattatttatagttattaaatagttagaattgacatttaaatggttgaattagaaaattggcgtttttgagaaaatcagatgcagaaaaggtaaaactgcaaaattgcaaaaagtgaggcccaaatccactaaacATGGcgagccacttttgtaggcaatttaaactgatattttcattattttaatgccaaataattcaaacctaaccctagtggaatgctataaatagatagtgaaggcttcaggaaaattacacttaaattttctatttttccttcagagaaaaacctgagcctttctctctccctatctttagctgccacttcttctttctcttccctcttgaatttcgaaattcttagtgtaagagtagtgcccacacacagcaagtgatacctcaatcatagtgaggaagatcgtgaagaaagactttcagcaagaaggagtttcagcatcaaagattcagagaaagagatccaggttcagatattgataatgctctgctacagaaaggaagcAAGGGCTAggtatctgaacggaaggagtcatattattccgctgcacccaatgtaaggtttcctaaactttatatgtgtttatttcatcgttttagaaagttcatatttagggtgttaagcaacatacttgtgagtagatctaagatcctggtaaaataatttccaacatagtaATATGCATAtatgtttacatgtttagcatacatattttttaagcctgttagattacgtTCGAATAGCGGTATAAGTATATTTAGAATTATATTGGTTATTGATGAATGTATGTTAGGCTTAAACACTAATTGAcgctatcacatcggtacgactagaaTATGACTAGAGTACCGAGTATAGCTAGGCTGATATTATGATCAATAGTATTGTCTTATGAATGTTCTTGACTCAGTGTGGGACGCAAGGAAGGGTTATGATTGGGTGTACGGGTGCCTAATCGTAATCAtgtttatatttatgttatgattatacttttcttactaagtctgtcgactcatagttATTAGGGCTGTACAGAAATTTTcgtaaaccgcccaacccgaataacccgactaaaccaaaccgacaaaaccgaaaaaaaatacaaaccgacataacttgacaaaattctaaaccgcccaatctgtaaattgggcgggttgaattttgacccaaaccgcccaatgaacccgcccaaaccgattTAACCCgattaagagtttttttttttttttttttttatatatattatatattatataatatataataatatataatatatattaaaaaaaaacccaatccctaaattgaatttagatttggaatattatgtatttaatgttattaatttttattttagttgaatctgaaaaaaaaaaaaaaaaaaaaaaaaaaaactcctaattcggtttgggcgggttaacccgcccaaccCGCCCAACCCGTCGGTCGGgtccagaatttttttttttttaaattgggcagTTTGCATGCAGAATTTTATAACCCGATCTTTATGTTGGGTtggaaaatatatagtataaaccgactaaaccgaccgatgtacaaccCTAATAGTTATTATATGTTTACGCATGTAAGAGCTAGAACCGAACCATTAAGAGTATAAAAGTTgaggatgaagattgtacatatcaagATGGTTAGACCTAGAGCATTTAGGGTCTTTGAGACATTTTGGGCTCACTTTTATTGGTCGCTAGACAACAAGTTTTGAAGTATAAATAGTTTGTAAATTTATGTAACTTTCAAAACAGGATCCCaaattatgtaaattattatGTTCTATTATTAAAGTGAAGttatttaataaagttttaatcATTCATGTTTTTTAATAAACCCATTTGAGTAGAAAAGGCGTGCACAATATTTAGAAAACACAGTAACATGCCTAatctagtagggtgttacaatttcgGTATTAGAGCCGCCATATTATTCTCCGAAGATCttcaagatatgtacaatcatcatctaAGATAAGCTTGACTCATAGTTCAGTAAGTTTTTACGtcttttattagttttatttgttaTGCATGGTTAGACACATATGATAGAAAGCATGTTAGTAGAATGATAGTTGAATAGGAGCATACTAAGTTTCCATGTAAGTGGTAGTTAGGTTTTATTATTGATTGCTGCCTGACCGAGCAGACTCATGAATTCGCATGTTTGTCTTATAGAATGGACGCCTGGCAGGAATCATGTAGTTGGGCTAATAAGGACAATACTGGTGGCGGATGGAGAGATTGGGATCTCTCTTATACTCAAGACTGTGAAAAGACTAATGGGGGTGGTTATGAAAATCCACCGCAGGCTCCGTCAGATTTGGAGCAAAGGTTCGTTGAAATGGAAGCTAGAATTCAACGACATGATAAGGAGATTAAGAGATTAAGACAACAAAGGTCTTCTATTGTACCTTCATCTCAATTTCCAATTACTTTTATTCCAGTGTTCTTAGCAGAACAGGGAATGGCTGGTAGCCGAATGGAACCATCTGGTGGGAGTTATATGATGCAAGGACCTTCAGTTATTCTGAGAAACCTAGATGAGATGAATAATTCTCCAATTATGTACAGTACATAATTTGTTCAAGATCCCCAAGGGACTCTAGTTGTGGGTAAGGTCACTGCTCCTCCTACCTCTCGTCTTGGTAGAGGTGGGAGTGATTCATTAGTTGATCAAAGTAAAAGAGCTCCGTCGACATCGGTGGGCTCGATCTAGAGAAAGAAGTTTTGGGGGAAACAAGGACGGGGTGGCCATCAGGGTAGCTCTGATAGTTATTATACTTATTTAGAGTTCTTTTATTGCAAGAACCATTATCTGGGAGAGTGTAAGCATTGGAGATGTTTTTATTGTGATCAAGTAGGGAACTACTAGAGAGACTGTCCACAGCTATAGAAAAAGGGACCAGAACAAGAGGCAAAATCTCCTTCATGTTTGAGTGTTGGCCATTTTTAAAATCACAGCAGAAGATAGATCTTTAGTAGTGTTAGGTTAGTTTCTTATCAACTATTTTGTTTAACTTTGTGTTAATTGAATTTGGAACTACACATTAGCATGTGGTAGTCAGGGTGATTAATACTTGAATAGACCTTGAGATAGATATGAAATAGGGTTTGAAACTCTATTACCTGGCAGAgaattagttatctccaaaggGATAGCTCAGGTCTATACCGGTTAGAGTTAAAAATAGGAAATTGGATACTCACTTTGTTGTTTTTGAGTATAGTGGAGTATGAGATATTACTCAAAATAGAATTATTGTCTAAATAAGCCGCTAGTAATGTAGTAACTTTTCAATTTGAAAGTGAAAGCTTGTTTGTGTATGGTACATGATGGGGTTTTCAGGCTCCAGTTTTCacgacaataaaaaataaagatccATCATGGGATAGATACATAGAATCATTTGCAATGGTGTTGGATACTATCTGGCCAAGACAATTCAACCTTGAAAATTAGAGTGGTATAAGAGTTCTTAAATGTATTTCTAGTAGAACTTATTAGATTATCACCATAACAAAGTTTTTAATCAAGAATAAGTACCTTCTGTTAAGGAGTTACGAGTGGTTTAATCAGTTTGGGGGAAAGTAGTTACCCTAAAGAATGACCTCTGCTCAAGTTATCATTAATTGAGAATCTGAGAAAAGAATATTTCAAGTAGTATTTTCCATACTAGGTACGGTTAATACAAACTTTTAGATATGCCTTTGAACTAATCAACACTCTCGTAGTTTTTATGAATCTGGTGATCATGGTAATTAaggattttctcaaaaacataCGTCATAGTGCATGTTAATGATATCCTTAGGCGCCCTTTTATCCAAAATGATGTATGGACAACACCTATGGAtggttttgttgggttttgtgccctaaataaaactcatttcaatataatcagatttacttactaataaagatcagaaataacattttatattgcatggttcacatgatttatttcatgattatatacatataatgtatgaattctatttaagtccagaacatatgaatttgttaatgattatagtgttgtcagcacagtggaatataatcttaattatatgttcgaaagtttattccctgatttgtcagttcactggatttagactgacatgataatcagagataggtattcttacaccttggataagtgttatgtcctttctagggcattggcaaagtttaccagtatcggatgtatggagtatacatcggaagggaccgatattgaactttgattagatatattaaaatttaccgtaatatctattcaattcaatatcacctgttgatcctagattaaatgatcttaatcctgatatgattaggttcgatatcaagagtattatacatgttctttgatttgttagttaagcctacttttgggtcagggtgatacgtacatttttgggaacatgatagtataattgagtgggagcgctaacataaatatggagtctataacttctataggaatttagaagtgaaacgatgatatccttcgagcttggctagacagagataaatggtggagatctcatttcactttgctgaaatatcatttctacggagctaagtgttttaaggataaaatacattgaaggtgtaacggtaatttagtttctattcaatgtagatcatctattagagggtcattgatcaaattaggtttataacaatggataactaatagcgtatctatatcgtggaacatatagagcgttctatatgactgagagtgcaattccaagttctaagtgtggattcaataaggaattaataagttagggaacttacttggtaaattcggttcgacttattggaagctcggttatataggcccatggtccccatactagttgagaccatactacttgtaagactcaattaattgattttaattaatcaattataattctaaagttagactatgtctaagtttatgaattttcactaagcaagggtgaaattgtaaagaaaagagattctgggttttatttgttaattaagagactttatatgtctaattaataaatatattaaatgacaatattatttaataattaatttagttattaaataattataattggcatttaaatggttgaattggcattttttttcttattttttaaaatttgattattttatcttatttttaaatctaagttcagatattaaattttttataaaatattctatttcaagtaatttgatcttatttagatttttttttttgataaatcaatgaGTTGTATTGCACAAACAAGCTTTTTACAAACTATACGCACTCATGAAAAGGGCCGAATTCTATGTATACAATTGTATCAATCTAGAGTCAAAATATGCACTATGATTTACAAAGCAATAAACCAATCTCTATCATTAGTCTTGACCTTTTTAGGCATCACCCTATCAATCCGAGTCTTTATGTTCCATTTTGTTTCTTCAACAATTCGAGTCGGGTTAACTCTAGCTTTTTGCCAAACAACTTCATTTCGGGCCCTCCAAATGTTGTACACCAGCCCTATAACAGCAGCCGTGAGGACTCCCTTTTTAAACTTTGACAATTTGGACTTCCCAATCCACTTGAGAAGTTGCTGAAGGCTACTGGTTTGGGCATGCCAGTTCAGCCAGTTCTTCAGATCCTGCAAACATTTCTCAGCAACAGAACACTCAAAGAATAAGTGCTGGCAAGTCTCTAATTGTAGCTCACATAAGCAGCAAGTTCCCTGAACATGAAGGCCAAATCGCATCAGTCTATCTTGTGTCTTCAACCTGTTTAGCATTGCCAACCAAGCTATGACACTATGTTTTGGAATGTTAAGCCTTGACCAAGCTTCTTTACTCCAATGCAGCCTAGTTACGGGTGGGGAAAACATTTTATATCCAGCTGCAACACTATATTTTTGCTTCTGAAAAGCATCAAAATCTACCTTTTCTCGGATTTGGTCTTTCAAGGCGACCATCTTCTTCCAATACCAACTAGAATGTATGGAAGGAGAGTAGTCCCCCCATGTCTGATTCTTTATATAGACACTATGGACCCATTTGAGCCATAAGCtctcttgtttatttgaaatagCCCATATGTACTTATTGCAGCCTTGTTCCATGCTTCCAAGTTCATGATCCCTAGACCTCCACCTGCCTTAGGTTGACAAATGAAATGCCAAGCAACAGACCCTGCACCTTGAAACATAGCTTGCCCTTTCCAAAGAAAGGCCGACAGATGGCTTCAATAGATCTCAATACTTTCTTTGGAAGGATCATTATTTGACTCCAGTATGTCTGTATAGCAATAAGAACAGAGTTGATTAAAGTGATTCTCCCAGCAAAAGAAAGATTCCTGGAGCTCCAACTTCTGATTCTAGCAGTCATTCTCTCAGCTAATATATCACATTCTTTCCCTGAGATATTTTTCCCACAAATTGGTATACCCAGATAAGTGAATGGCATTTCCTGTCTGCTGAAACCTGAAATCTTCATAATGTGATTGACTTCATTCGGCTGCATGTTACTACAGTACAAGGCAGTTTTGCTGGCATTGGGATATAACCCAGATGTGAGTGAGAAGGTTTTGAGAGCCTGCAACATGTATAAGATACTCATAAAATCCCCATGACAAAATAGTAACACATCATCAGCAAATGCAAGGTGATTCAGTCTCAAACTAGCACATCTGTCATGAAATTGAAATCCCTCTTTTTCCCCCACTTTCTTCATCAATCTCGATAAGTATTCCATTCCAAGAACAAAAAGCAAGGGAGAAATCGGATCTCCTTGTCTAATTCCCCTTTGTGCTTCAAAAAAACCATGAAGAGTTCCATTAAACATCAATGAGAATCTAGGAGTTGTAATACAGCTCATAATTAGTTGAATGAATTTTAGAGGAAACTTCAAACCAACTAACATTTCTTCAATAAAACTCCATTCAATTGTGTCATACGCCTTTTGCAAATCCAGCTTTATCATGCAACTAGGCTTATTGGCCTTTCTACCATAATGCCTCACCAAATCTTGACAAATCAAGATATTATGCCCTATAAACCTCCCTTTAATAAAACCACCTTGAGACTGTGATATTATTGAAGGAAGGATGTTATTGATTCTAGAACTCAACAGCTTGGTAGCAATCTTGTAAATCACATTGCAACAAGCTATAGGTCTAAAATCTTTAACAGAGTTAGGACAATTCACCTTAGGCACCAATGTAACTATAGTAGAGTTTATTTCTTTCAAGATGTTACCTGAATTCAGAAAAGAAAGCACAGCAGCACATATGTCCTCTCCAATGAGCTCCCAATTGTCTTGATAGAAGCCACTAGAAAAGCCATCTGGACCCGGGGATTTATTTGCAGGTATGCTAAATACAGCCTTTTTTTATCTCATCCTTTGTGAATTCCTGTAGTAAGTAATCAGCCTGACTTGGGGAAAGCATAGGGCCATTGCTGAGAATATTGTTTTCCACTACCTTCCTCTGCTCTCTTTTGGTTCCAAGGAGACTTTTATAAAAGTCTAGGAATGCTGCTGTAATAAGTTCAGGATCTGTAACTCTGTTGCCCTCTTGGTTTTCTATGGATAGGATTCGGTTTTGCCTTATTCTATGCTTAATGCAAGCATGAAATAAGGAAGAGTTCGAATCCCCATCTTGAATCCACTCCACTTTAgctttctgttttaaaaataatgagtaatCTTGCTGCTTTTGACTTAAATACTCACGGGCTACTCTTTCCTGCTGGTGTAAACTTTCCTCAAGAGACTGCTGTTGCAGCTGGCTTTGGATACTATAGAGAGAAGCCTTGGCCTCAAGAACCTGTTTATGCAAGTCACAATAAGCTTCCCTGTTTAACTTCCTCAACCTCTCTTTGAAGAGTTTCAGCTTACAAACGGCTTGATACATTTGGTTACTTGAAATTTCCAAGCACCAACTGTCTTTTAGTATAGAGTCATACTTAGGATGGGATTTCCACATCCTAAAATACTTGAACGGCTTTTTCCCCCCCACCATTTGAGGATGCAAAGAAAGGATAGCTGGAGAATGATCGAATAATCCCTCATTAAGAAATACAGCTTCAGCAAACTCATATTTCCCAATCCAAGCTTGATTGGCCATAATCCTGTCTATCTTGGAATATATCCTATCAGTCCCTGGTTGCTTATTATTCCAAGTGAAAAAATTCCCACTAGCTTTAACATCTTCTAGCTTGCAAAAGTTCACACAAG
This Cannabis sativa cultivar Pink pepper isolate KNU-18-1 chromosome 6, ASM2916894v1, whole genome shotgun sequence DNA region includes the following protein-coding sequences:
- the LOC133039208 gene encoding uncharacterized protein LOC133039208; the protein is MEQGCNKYIWAISNKQESLWLKWVHSVYIKNQTWGDYSPSIHSSWYWKKMVALKDQIREKVDFDAFQKQKYSVAAGYKMFSPPVTRLHWSKEAWSRLNIPKHSVIAWLAMLNRLKTQDRLMRFGLHVQGTCCLCELQLETCQHLFFECSVAEKCLQDLKNWLNWHAQTSSLQQLLKWIGKSKLSKFKKGVLTAAVIGLVYNIWRARNEVVWQKARVNPTRIVEETKWNIKTRIDRVMPKKVKTNDRDWFIAL